A stretch of the Lonchura striata isolate bLonStr1 chromosome 17, bLonStr1.mat, whole genome shotgun sequence genome encodes the following:
- the CIMIP1 gene encoding ciliary microtubule inner protein 1: MEPTNFIAKDNYWKKHVEREGDAAKRWADKWGFLKTPLEELLGVEKKEAAKPKLQLPDHLQVRPVTPVEKYIKVLPSPPVPKTTQGFIGWRSGVPALALEYDYQIQSCKGAVCSMK, from the exons ATGGAGCCCACCAACTTCATCGCGAAGGACAACTACTG GAAGAAGCATGTTGAAAGGGAAGGAGATGCTGCAAAGAGATGGGCTGataaatggggatttttgaaAACACCTCTTGAAGAG ttGCTTGGAGTTGAGAAGAAAGAAGCTGCAAAGCCCAAGCTACAGCTTCCAGATCACCTGCAAGTTCGCCCTGTGACACCTGTGGAAAAATACATTAAG GTGCTTCCATCTCCTCCAGTACCTAAAACTACCCAGGGCTTTATTGGCTGGAGGTCAGGTGTTCCTGCACTGGCACTTGAATACGATTATCAAATCCAAAGCTGCAAAGGAGCTGTCTGTAGTATGAAGTGA